In a genomic window of Gambusia affinis linkage group LG04, SWU_Gaff_1.0, whole genome shotgun sequence:
- the pld6 gene encoding mitochondrial cardiolipin hydrolase has translation MSLMWSVKVVGLGVVALSLSLELLGWVFGRCRRRRTVNRVLFFPSKVACVEHLFSQNSACSCFCPLPHGEETSFSCLLRHILSASSSLDLCVFSFSNMDLSRAVLLLHSKGVTIRVLSDKHYSAITGSQIGVLRKAGVCVRCDAGSVYMHHKFAVVDGRQLITGSLNWTLTAVQSNMENIIITEEAELVQPFIKEFNQIWALNDPAQLYKSY, from the exons ATGTCACTGATGTGGAGTGTGAAGGTTGTTGGCCTGGGAGTGGTGGCCCTCTCTCTCAGTCTGGAGCTGCTTGGCTGGGTCTTTGGTCGCTGTAGGCGCAGAAGAACCGTCAACAGGGTCCTCTTCTTCCCCTCAAAGGTGGCTTGTGTGGAGCACTTGTTTAGCCAAAATTCAGCTTG ctCATGTTTCTGTCCACTGCCACACGGAGAAGAGACGTCTTTTTCTTGTCTCCTCCGTCACAtcctctctgcctcctcctcactggacctgtgtgttttttctttttccaacatgGATCTGAGTAGAGCTGTGCTCCTGTTACATAGCAAGGGCGTAACTATCCGAGTCCTTAGTGACAAGCACTATTCTGCCATCACAGGCTCACAAATAGGAGTTCTTCGCAAGGCTG GCGTCTGCGTGCGATGTGATGCTGGCTCTGTGTACATGCACCACAAGTTTGCAGTGGTGGATGGCCGCCAGCTTATCACCGGCTCCCTCAACTGGACGTTGACAGCAGTGCAGAGCAACATGGAGAACATCATCATCACAGAGGAGGCGGAGTTGGTTCAACCCTTCATCAAGGAGTTCAACCAGATATGGGCGCTTAATGATCCAGCCCAATTGTATAAGAGCTATTAA
- the rab3da gene encoding RAB3D, member RAS oncogene family, a isoform X1 — MCRRMRGHGCFAECVRSNTLPIRLLQDLGSGNAELVSRDPISSQPGRSTTILFLWDEGGGGLLMNGWFSLIMMQRDEGRKEWMALAREPGVGQEQRDAADQNFDYMFKVLIIGNSSVGKTSFLFRYADDSFTSAFVSTVGIDFKVKTIYRNDKRVKLQIWDTAGQERYRTITTAYYRGAMGFLLMYDITSQESFCAVQDWATQIKTYSWDSAQVVLVGNKLDLEDDRQVPKADAQRVATELGFQFFEASAKDNINVKQVFDKLVDLICEKMNESVNGYTSQPVNQKGDTLKDKPDTSQGGCAC, encoded by the exons ATGTGTAGGCGCATGCGTGGGCACGGGTGTTTTGCTGAGTGTGTGCGCAGCAACACGCTGCCCATCCGCCTCCTCCAGGATCTTGGAAGTGGTAATGCTGAGCTGGTCTCCAGAGATCCCATCAGCAGCCAGCCAGGGAGGAGCACTACCATCCTGTTCCTCTGGGACGAAGGAGGGGGTGGGCTGCTGATGAATGGATGGTTCAGCCTCATTATGATGCAGAGGGATGAGGGGAGGAAAGAGTGG ATGGCGCTAGCCCGGGAGCCAGGGGTCGGCCAGGAGCAGAGGGACGCGGCCGACCAGAACTTTGACTACATGTTCAAGGTGCTGATCATCGGCAACAGCAGCGTGGGAAAGACCTCCTTCCTGTTTCGCTATGCAGACGACTCCTTCACTTCAGCATTTGTGAGCACAGTGGGCATCGACTTTAAAGTCAAGACGATCTACAGGAACGACAAGAGGGTCAAGCTCCAGATCTGG GACACGGCGGGGCAGGAGCGCTACAGGACCATCACTACAGCGTACTACAGGGGAGCCATGGGATTCCTGCTCATGTATGATATCACGAGCCAGGAGTCCTTCTGTGCGGTTCAGGACTG GGCAACCCAGATCAAGACGTACTCCTGGGACAGCGCTCAGGTCGTGCTAGTGGGCAACAAGCTGGACTTGGAAGACGATAGACAAGTCCCAAAAGCAGATGCCCAAAGAGTAGCTACAGAGCTTg GTTTTCAGTTCTTCGAAGCCAGTGCCAAAGACAACATCAACGTGAAGCAGGTCTTCGACAAGCTGGTGGACCTTATCTGTGAGAAGATGAATGAGAGTGTCAACGGTTACACCAGCCAGCCAGTCAATCAGAAGGGGGACACCTTGAAGGATAAGCCTGACACGAGTCAGGGAGGCTGTGCTTGCTGA
- the rab3da gene encoding RAB3D, member RAS oncogene family, a isoform X2, with translation MLSWSPEIPSAASQGGALPSCSSGTKEGMALAREPGVGQEQRDAADQNFDYMFKVLIIGNSSVGKTSFLFRYADDSFTSAFVSTVGIDFKVKTIYRNDKRVKLQIWDTAGQERYRTITTAYYRGAMGFLLMYDITSQESFCAVQDWATQIKTYSWDSAQVVLVGNKLDLEDDRQVPKADAQRVATELGFQFFEASAKDNINVKQVFDKLVDLICEKMNESVNGYTSQPVNQKGDTLKDKPDTSQGGCAC, from the exons ATGCTGAGCTGGTCTCCAGAGATCCCATCAGCAGCCAGCCAGGGAGGAGCACTACCATCCTGTTCCTCTGGGACGAAGGAGGGG ATGGCGCTAGCCCGGGAGCCAGGGGTCGGCCAGGAGCAGAGGGACGCGGCCGACCAGAACTTTGACTACATGTTCAAGGTGCTGATCATCGGCAACAGCAGCGTGGGAAAGACCTCCTTCCTGTTTCGCTATGCAGACGACTCCTTCACTTCAGCATTTGTGAGCACAGTGGGCATCGACTTTAAAGTCAAGACGATCTACAGGAACGACAAGAGGGTCAAGCTCCAGATCTGG GACACGGCGGGGCAGGAGCGCTACAGGACCATCACTACAGCGTACTACAGGGGAGCCATGGGATTCCTGCTCATGTATGATATCACGAGCCAGGAGTCCTTCTGTGCGGTTCAGGACTG GGCAACCCAGATCAAGACGTACTCCTGGGACAGCGCTCAGGTCGTGCTAGTGGGCAACAAGCTGGACTTGGAAGACGATAGACAAGTCCCAAAAGCAGATGCCCAAAGAGTAGCTACAGAGCTTg GTTTTCAGTTCTTCGAAGCCAGTGCCAAAGACAACATCAACGTGAAGCAGGTCTTCGACAAGCTGGTGGACCTTATCTGTGAGAAGATGAATGAGAGTGTCAACGGTTACACCAGCCAGCCAGTCAATCAGAAGGGGGACACCTTGAAGGATAAGCCTGACACGAGTCAGGGAGGCTGTGCTTGCTGA
- the rab3da gene encoding RAB3D, member RAS oncogene family, a isoform X3, producing the protein MALAREPGVGQEQRDAADQNFDYMFKVLIIGNSSVGKTSFLFRYADDSFTSAFVSTVGIDFKVKTIYRNDKRVKLQIWDTAGQERYRTITTAYYRGAMGFLLMYDITSQESFCAVQDWATQIKTYSWDSAQVVLVGNKLDLEDDRQVPKADAQRVATELGFQFFEASAKDNINVKQVFDKLVDLICEKMNESVNGYTSQPVNQKGDTLKDKPDTSQGGCAC; encoded by the exons ATGGCGCTAGCCCGGGAGCCAGGGGTCGGCCAGGAGCAGAGGGACGCGGCCGACCAGAACTTTGACTACATGTTCAAGGTGCTGATCATCGGCAACAGCAGCGTGGGAAAGACCTCCTTCCTGTTTCGCTATGCAGACGACTCCTTCACTTCAGCATTTGTGAGCACAGTGGGCATCGACTTTAAAGTCAAGACGATCTACAGGAACGACAAGAGGGTCAAGCTCCAGATCTGG GACACGGCGGGGCAGGAGCGCTACAGGACCATCACTACAGCGTACTACAGGGGAGCCATGGGATTCCTGCTCATGTATGATATCACGAGCCAGGAGTCCTTCTGTGCGGTTCAGGACTG GGCAACCCAGATCAAGACGTACTCCTGGGACAGCGCTCAGGTCGTGCTAGTGGGCAACAAGCTGGACTTGGAAGACGATAGACAAGTCCCAAAAGCAGATGCCCAAAGAGTAGCTACAGAGCTTg GTTTTCAGTTCTTCGAAGCCAGTGCCAAAGACAACATCAACGTGAAGCAGGTCTTCGACAAGCTGGTGGACCTTATCTGTGAGAAGATGAATGAGAGTGTCAACGGTTACACCAGCCAGCCAGTCAATCAGAAGGGGGACACCTTGAAGGATAAGCCTGACACGAGTCAGGGAGGCTGTGCTTGCTGA
- the tspan34 gene encoding tetraspanin 34, with protein MCCTGFLKVMMFIFNGAIFLAGAAILGVGIWVTVDSNSLLSLANKVVSLPEDIFQLNYVGYVLIGVGAVLLIIGFLGCCGAVKESRCMLLTFFSLVLIIFIIEVAGGVVLFVFNNEVDQIFDTIEDEVRANIQKDYGNENEMTKVWNTTMEQFQCCGYKNYTDFYGSPFNNAGDRYPSQCCSGTGPCTSNAAEKADIKGCFARLLELLEENSVIIAGVAIGIAALEIAAMVVSMVLYCNAGKKGK; from the exons ATGTGTTGCACAGGTTTCCTTAAAGTCATGATGTTCATCTTCAATGGTGCCATCTTT TTGGCAGGTGCGGCCATTTTGGGAGTTGGTATATGGGTGACGGTGGACAGCAACTCTTTGCTGAGTTTGGCGAACAAAGTGGTCAGTTTGCCAGAAGATATCTTCCAGCTGAACTATGTAGGCTATGTGCTGATCGGTGTGGGCGCTGTGCTTTTGATCATTGGCTTTCTGGGATGCTGCGGCGCCGTCAAAGAGAGCAGGTGTATGCTGCTGACG TTCTTCAGTCTTGTGCtgatcatcttcatcatcgAGGTTGCAGGAGGAGTGGTGCTGTTCGTCTTCAACAATGAG GTTGATCAAATCTTTGACACTATAGAGGATGAAGTAAGGGCAAATATTCAAAAAGACtatggaaatgaaaatgaaatgaccAAAGTCTGGAATACAACCATGGAGCAG tttcaatGCTGTGGTTACAAGAACTACACAGATTTCTATGGCTCACCTTTTAACAACGCAGGAGATAGATACCCCTCACAATGCTGTTCTGGCACAGGACCATGCACttcaaatgcagcagaaaaggCG GACATTAAAGGTTGCTTTGCTAGGCTGTTGGAGCTGTTGGAGGAAAACTCAGTGATCATTGCTGGTGTAGCTATAGGAATAGCTGCCCTCGAG ATTGCTGCAATGGTGGTTTCTATGGTTCTCTACTGCAATGCTGGCAAAAAGGGAAAGTGA